GAAAATATTTGTTTTAACAGAACATTACAGTTTTTTGCATACAGTTCGCGTATATTTTTATCCAATAGTTTAGTAGCGGCCTCTAAAAAAGTAGAGTCATCGCCAGCCTCAACCACTATACCTGCTTTACTATTACCAATAACTTCCTTTAAATCGTTTCCCGGATTGACACTTCCTAAAATGGGTTTTGATTGAACCAAATAAGAAAGTATTTTTCCAGGAAAATTATGAGTTGTATGATCTCTGTTTAAACAAAAAAGACCAATATCAAATTCTGCTAACATATGTATAAATTCATTTTGCGGAACAGGATCTAATAAAAGTAAATTAGTCAAAGAATCTTTTTGAATTGTTTCCCTAACAAGCGCTACCTCATCACCTGTCCCAACTAAAACAAAATAAACATCCTGATTTTTTCGTAAATTCTTTGCCAATCTTAAAATTTGGCTCATATCCTGGGCATGGCCAATATTTCCGCCGTAAAAAAATACCAATTTATTGTGAAGATTATATCTGGTTCGATAAGGGTAACTTTCAATTTTTATCGGTCGATCCGATACCCAATTGTATAATACTTCCAATTTCGATTGGTCTTTATATTTTTTTCCGAACCATTTCAAATTTCCAGGTGACATCAAACCGATTTTGTCTGCCGAACTATAATTGATTTTTTCAAAAAATTGAAAAAACTTTGTAATTATCGAATTAGATCTAAGTAGTCCGTTGTCTATCGCCCATTGCGGGAAAAAGTCTCTTAAGATTAAGTAAGTTCTGGCCTTCCAAATATCTCTTAATTTCCGAATAAATAATCCCCAAAAAATAGAAGGAGAATAGTAAACAATCAATTCACAATTTAACTGTTTTAGTATATGCTTTAAAGAATTCCAAGCTCGAAAAGAAAGTAAAGTTTCATTGATTGCTCGTTTGAATTTTGAAACATTCTTAATCTCTCCAGAAGCAAATTGGTATATTTTTACACCGTCTAGATCAAATGAGTAATACGAGGACTCTAAATTAATTCCTGGAGTTACCACATAAACCTGATTACCTCTCTTTATAAATTCCAAGGCCAATTCATGCATCATCTTTGCTGCAATTTTGGTGCTGCTTGGTAGGTAATCATCAACTACTAAAAGGACTTTCACTTTTTATGTAAGATTTAGTTTTTTTTCCATACAGTTCTATTTATATAATCTGTATAACTTTGAATCACTTGAATTATTTTATGGGACACATTATTAATATCGTAATCTGGAACCGTATGAAATATCCGCGTTGGGTTTATAGCGATTTTAATCGAATCAAGAATCTTGAATTTATTGAGTCCTGTCATTATAAGAGTTCCCTCGTCCATTCCTTCCGGTCTCTCATGTGTGTTACGTATAGTAACAGCTGAAAATTTCAAAAGAGAGGATTCTTCTGTAATTGTTCCGCTATCTGAGATTACACATAAAGACTTTTTCTGTAGATGAATATAATCTAAAAAGCCAAACGGTTTAAGAAACTGAATTTGTGGATTCCAGTTTCTTTTTGGCAATGCCTCCAACCTCTTTTTTGTTCGCGGATGTGTTGAAATGATAATTGGTTTATTATATTGTTCATATAAAGCTTCAATTGATTCCAAAAGACTTTCTAAATTTTCACTAGAGTCAACGTTTTCTTCTCTATGAGCTGACAACAAAAAATATTCCTTTTCCTTTAGATTCATTTTTTTCAAAATTTCAGAAGATTCAATTTTATCTTTAAAATATTCTAATACTTCCTTCATATGTGATCCAGTCTTGATGATAGTCTCTGGTCGAACACCTTCTAAAATTAGATATCGTCTCGCATGTTCCGATAAAACTAAGTTTATATCACTCAGATGGTCTACTACCTTGCGATTCAATTCTTCAGGCACACGCTCGTCAAAACAACGGTTTCCTGCTTCCATATGAAAAACCGGGATTTTTCGTCGTTTTGCAGATATGACAGCTAAACAAGTATTAGTATCTCCGTATAAAAGTAAAGCATCAGGTTTTTCTTTTTCAAAAACTTCATCCGATTTCGTAATTACTTCAGCAATTGTTTTGGCTACAGTATCGGAGGCTACATCCAAAAAATAATCTGGTTTTCTTATTTCTAACTCATCAAAAAAAACTTGATTCAATTCATAATCAAAATTTTGACCAGAATGAACGAGGACATGATCGAAATGAATATCTAAGGCACTTATCACCCGTGACATTTTTATTAATTCGGGTCTAGTTCCCACTAGAGTCATAACCTTAAGCATTCAATTCGCCCTGTATATAGTCCAATTTGAGTAACAAATTTACGATTTCCTTAACTTCCAATCTATTCGTATTATGCGAAGTGTAATCTTCCGACTCTGAAACTTTTTCTTCACCTTCTACAAAATATTTTTTATAATTTAAGTCTCTATTGTCTGCAGGAATACGATAGTAACGACCCATATCCACCGCCTTAGCCATTTCTTCCCTTGAAACCAAAGATTCGTATAACTTTTCACCATGGCGTGTTCCAATTACTCGAATGTGGTTGTCCTTTTTAAATAGATCCTTTAAAGCAATGGCTAAATCACCGACAGTTGATGCTGGTGCTTTTTGAATAAATATATCACCTTGTTTTGCATGTTCAAAAGCATGTAAAACTAAATCGACAGAATCTTCCAATGACATCAAAAATCTTGTCATATTTGGATCTGTAATTGTAAGTGGATCTCCCGATTTTAATTGTTCTACAAATAATGGAATTACAGATCCTCTCGAAGCCATAACGTTCCCATATCTTGTCGCGCAAAAAACAGTGCCACCTTCTGGAATCTGTCGCGATTTTGCAACCATTACCTTTTCAGCCATTGCTTTTGAAATTCCCATCGCATTAATAGGATAAACAGCTTTGTCAGTACTTAAAACGACAACTCTTTTAACATCCCTAGCAATAGCAGCTGCTAATACATTTTCTGTTCCAATAACATTTGTCTTCAATGCTTCCATTGGATAAAATTCACAAGAGGGTACTTGTTTTAATGCGGCTGCATGAAATACATAATCCACACCGACTAACGCGGAAGCAATGCTATCGTAATCTCTCACATCTCCAATATAAAACTTCAACTTATCGTTATTTAAAGCGATACGCATGTCCTCTTGCTTTTTTTCATCGCGGCTAAAAACACGAATTTCCTTTACATTGGTATTTAAGAATCGCTTAAGGACTGTGTTCCCGAAAGAACCCGTGCCACCTGTTATGAGTAATGTTTTATTTTCAAACATATATTAGTTCCTTAAAAACTTTGTCTTATATTGATATAAATTTTCTATTAGTTCTTTCCAATCAGGTGGTTTATAACCAGTTTCCGATCTAAACCTGTCCGAATTTAATGATCGGTCTATTTTAACATCAGAAGAAGGAATAATTTTAATTTCTTTTTTATAAATCTCTTTTGTAAGATTTAATAAATCATTCTTGGATATTGGATCAACCGAAACGTGATACAATCCAAACAATTGTTGATTT
The sequence above is drawn from the Leptospira sp. WS4.C2 genome and encodes:
- a CDS encoding glycosyltransferase family 4 protein, with the protein product MKVLLVVDDYLPSSTKIAAKMMHELALEFIKRGNQVYVVTPGINLESSYYSFDLDGVKIYQFASGEIKNVSKFKRAINETLLSFRAWNSLKHILKQLNCELIVYYSPSIFWGLFIRKLRDIWKARTYLILRDFFPQWAIDNGLLRSNSIITKFFQFFEKINYSSADKIGLMSPGNLKWFGKKYKDQSKLEVLYNWVSDRPIKIESYPYRTRYNLHNKLVFFYGGNIGHAQDMSQILRLAKNLRKNQDVYFVLVGTGDEVALVRETIQKDSLTNLLLLDPVPQNEFIHMLAEFDIGLFCLNRDHTTHNFPGKILSYLVQSKPILGSVNPGNDLKEVIGNSKAGIVVEAGDDSTFLEAATKLLDKNIRELYAKNCNVLLKQIFSVESACDRIQSK
- the wecB gene encoding non-hydrolyzing UDP-N-acetylglucosamine 2-epimerase, whose translation is MLKVMTLVGTRPELIKMSRVISALDIHFDHVLVHSGQNFDYELNQVFFDELEIRKPDYFLDVASDTVAKTIAEVITKSDEVFEKEKPDALLLYGDTNTCLAVISAKRRKIPVFHMEAGNRCFDERVPEELNRKVVDHLSDINLVLSEHARRYLILEGVRPETIIKTGSHMKEVLEYFKDKIESSEILKKMNLKEKEYFLLSAHREENVDSSENLESLLESIEALYEQYNKPIIISTHPRTKKRLEALPKRNWNPQIQFLKPFGFLDYIHLQKKSLCVISDSGTITEESSLLKFSAVTIRNTHERPEGMDEGTLIMTGLNKFKILDSIKIAINPTRIFHTVPDYDINNVSHKIIQVIQSYTDYINRTVWKKN
- a CDS encoding polysaccharide biosynthesis protein, whose protein sequence is MFENKTLLITGGTGSFGNTVLKRFLNTNVKEIRVFSRDEKKQEDMRIALNNDKLKFYIGDVRDYDSIASALVGVDYVFHAAALKQVPSCEFYPMEALKTNVIGTENVLAAAIARDVKRVVVLSTDKAVYPINAMGISKAMAEKVMVAKSRQIPEGGTVFCATRYGNVMASRGSVIPLFVEQLKSGDPLTITDPNMTRFLMSLEDSVDLVLHAFEHAKQGDIFIQKAPASTVGDLAIALKDLFKKDNHIRVIGTRHGEKLYESLVSREEMAKAVDMGRYYRIPADNRDLNYKKYFVEGEEKVSESEDYTSHNTNRLEVKEIVNLLLKLDYIQGELNA